The region GTCTCCCAGAGTAAATACAGTTCTGCCCTGTTCATAATACACGGCGGCCTGTGGAATCCAGTCTTGCCAGATGCAGCCTGAGGAAGACAGGCAGTCAAAGCCCCTGCCTCTGTGGTTTTCGCCTCCTCCCCTCTGGACCCAGCCCGGGAGGGAGTGGTTTCTACCACTCTTCACACTTTGTCCTCTCAGAGTTGTTGACTAGTAAGATGGAGACCCTAAAATTTGTTGTCCAGTTCAAAAAATCTTATGAATGCAAACAGATGctgtttattgaacacctactatgtgccttttttttttttaagtctgtgatGGGGCAAGATTTATCAAATAAGAATGTTTTCAGCCTTAAGTAAGTATACTAAGAGcaatcatatattttaataaatcctgtagtgtgtgaattatatctgaatgaagtttattttaaaggaatacCAGGTCTTATGTGGTATGATTCAATCTATAAAAAAGTCAAGAATGGACTAAAGTAATCTATGGTGATGGTAGTCAAACGAGTGGTTACCTTGGGAAGGAACGTGGCTTTGGGGCATAGGAAGCTTGTGGGGTATTGAAAACATCTGTCTTGATCTGGTGGTTAGCACATGGTATGTCATGTGTAGAAATTCATTCAGCTGTGTACTTCTGATGTGTATGCCTTAAAACTCAcatgttatacttcaataaaaagtaaacttGAGAAGTACTGGGTATTTTTCAGTGAAGAAATCCGTTCTAGAGTAATTCAGAACACAGgatttttcctgtgtttatttttgttttttccttttttttttcatttttttaaatgagatgaaattcacataacaaagttaaacattttaaagtgaatcaTTCAGTGGGGTTTAGTATGACCACGGTGTTGTGTAACAACCACCACTATTATGGtatcattttcatcaccccaaaagaaacCTGGGGTCTGCTAAGCAGATGCTCTCCACAACTCTTTCCCCCTCCCTCTACCCCCACAACCATCAACTTGCCTTCAGCCACTGTAGGTTTATTCCGGatatttcatatacatggaatcatacaacatgtgaCCTGTTGTGTCTGTAAGTGCACAGGTTTTTAACTGGGATATTCTTCTGAAGCCAAAGGGGAGACACTGAAGGATTAAGTAGGGGGAAAGGACACAGGCTGACTTTTGAGAAAGTCTCTTTCTCAAAGCTTTTGAGAAACATCACACCAGTTACCCACTGGGGATCCCCTGAATGGGAACCAGACTGGGGACAAAGAGGCCAACTAAGAGCTGTTCATATCCCTCAAGATACGGACTGCAGTTTGTACAGTTAGCTGTTTCTTTCCACATTGACTGCCTCCCCCGAGCCGGACTGTAAACCTCATGAAGGCAGGAACCACATGTCTTTTTCCTTGTCTTCTCTTTGTTCCACAAAGAGCGATGCTCTCCAAGTAGTGAGTGAATGGTGAGTGCATGAACCAGATTTCTGTATGAATAGGCAGAGGGTGCAATCAGGGGTTGCTGCTGGAATTCAGGGACCATCCAGTGATGGAGGAAAGGCTGGGGGATGTGGGATGGAGTGGCTGTGTCTGGGTTTCCATCCAAGAGaatggggaaggacaggaaagtggAGAGCTGGGAAGACAGGAGGGACTCTTGAGCTTCTAGTTCAAGCGATAAGGGAACCGTGGTTACACTGATTCCAGAGAAAAGCAATGACTTTAGTTTTGAACCCTGTGAGATGTTGGGGGGCAGTGGGTGGTGCAGTGTGTCCAGATGTTCCTGGATATTTAGATCCATAGCTGAGAATCATGctttgaagaaaacattttcttgttgctctgtcatgtctgactctgtgaccccatgaactgcagcctgccaggcttccctgtccttcatgatctcccagagtttgcttaaatgcatgtccattgagttggtgatgccatccaaccatctcatcctctagaagccccttctcctcctgacctcaatcgttcccagcatcaggatcttttccacaGGCTCTTGTGGAAAACATAGGgtgatttctaaatatttaaccaCTGTCAAATCATGGGTGCCCAGTCATCCGAATTAATGCTGGCCATGAGGCTGAAGCACTGTCCTAGAGCTTCCAGTACATCCATATTTTAGCCTGTTAGTTGCCAGACTGTAAGAAGGTTAGTGGTCCCAAAAGAAGGCACTCAGGGCTGCAGGTGTTTACCAGGCAGCACAGAAGTATTTCAATCTCTTACCCTCTGGTGTGGCTGCACATGAATGAGCCCTGGAGTTCTTGCTATAGCCAGATGCTGCGTTAACCTAAACCCTCTCCACCCATGGCCCCATGCAACCCTCGCAGTCATCCTGTTAGGTATCATCATCAccctcaccatcatcaccatcctaAGTGCCATGGGACATGGTAGCGCTTCCCTTACCAGCATGCTGCcagtcttgcctggggaatttcacTGCAATCGATTATCCTGGTGCTGGGTCATccacagtttgtttgttttttagtatttattcttatttatttggctgcaccgggtcttaacTGCGGCATGCAAGATCTTCGATCGTCATTATGGCATTCgggatctttttagttgtggcatgtggaatctagttccctgaccagggatcaaacccaggcacaCTGcactgggagtatggagtcttagcctccagaccaccagggaagtccctgaatcatCCACAGTTTAATCAAGGGCTTCAACAACTTGTACCTATCCCCTGTTCAAAGGGTGGGGCAGCCTCATGTTTCCTGAGTGTTCCCATTATTCATGGACACATTCCAATTGATTTCCCGCAGGCCTCTGCGAATCTGTGCTAACCAGCCTGGCCCAACTCTCGCAGAACTTGCCACTCTCTTCTGTCCCCCATTAGACCTGGCTACAGCACCTGTGATTCCTTATGCCATCCACCAGCTTTGAGGACTGTCACTCCCACTCCACTCAGCTACAGGTCCTTGAAAGACAAGGATCCTGTCAGGTGCTTCCTGAATTCACTGGTATTTGGCAAAATGTTTGGCTATGGGCTCAACAAATGTCCATTGAATGGATAAGTGAGCAGACACATGAATAAGACTGAATTGTGATGGTTTTTTGGGGTAAGATCTCGTAATGCATTCCTTTTATCTTTACCACTTGAATTTATATCTAATTACTTCTCTGACCCTAGTAGATGTTTTCAACTATGAATATTCAATGAGAATATATTAAACTACTCCACAGCCTGAGATTAAGGACTGCAGAAACGTAGGTAAGAGAGCAAGAATATGCCTGATGCAACCATCCGACCTGAGAAGGAACCAGAATTTAATTTGCTCCAAACATGGGGGTTTATCCTGCTCAGCACCCTCCCCCAAAGAGGGCAAAATGAGTTGTTAAAACATACATATCAACTctttgactttaaaaagaaaatacagatgatAGCTAATCCTAATAAAAGGCCCATCTTGGTGCGCAAACTGCTTTGGGAAAAATAAGAGTCGTGAAGGCTTAGGGATGCTGACCCCAGGATGCAGAATGACTGACAGAGACTTTCAGAGATGAGAGGCCCTCCAGTCGAGTGGAAGCTTGAAGCTCCACATGCACTCAGGTCTTGGCCTCCCCGGTGCCCTCTCCCTTTGGGAGAGAAGAGCTCATGCAGTCTCTGAACCGACAGACAGCAGGTATTGCACAGGTCAGCGCAGCCCTGCCCATGTGCTGGTGGAAGGTGGAGGACACTCACAGCTAAGAGCAGGGACTGGGTTCAAACCTCAGCCCTGCCCTTTCCAAGCTAATGACTGCACATTGTGCTTGTTTACAAGCCTGTTGTTCCTTTATAAAACGGGGAATGATACTGCCAACCTCCGGGGAATATTAGAAGGAATAAACAGAAGCCTATGAAGTGCTAAGCACCATGCCTGGCAGACAGGTACTCAATTCAATAAACAGTATCCTTTGTTATAGAGTGGCAGGTATGGCAACCTGAGAAGTCAACATTCCTAGGTTTGCACAGAGGCCAAAGGTCACCCAGATGAATCAACACACTGATTGTCAAACtcggctgcacattagaatcagcTAGAGAgcctttattgatttttttttttttttaatcatttctttttccttatttggctgcaccagatcttagctgTGGCCTTCAAGCTCTtttaactgtggcatgtgggatctagctccctgaccagggatcgaacctgggtcccctgcactgggagtggaaaatcttagccactagaccaccagggaagtccctcagctaGGAAGCCTTTAAAATGCTAGTGCCAGCCTTCTGTACCCACTGAATCCAAATCAATGGAGAGGGGCCCCAGGTATTTTTTAAGGCTCCAAGAGTTTAACAGAAAGCCAGGGTTGTTACCCTCTGCTATAGTTAAGCACTGGGGTCAAGCAATGATCTATAAAGAAAACTGCTAATAGTCAAATCAGAACTAGATGCCCAGGCCTAACAGGGAGGACATCTTGAttgcagaattaaaaaaaaaaaaaaattttacaattgaaAACTACTCATCTTTCTAATCCTGAATACTGCACATTAATACATCATTAAAAGTTACCAAGTTCTCAGAAAACCACCACTCTGGAAAAGTCATAACAAAGCTCAAGTGTttattaagaattaaaaatactGTAAATAAGCCATACAGTTCATTTCACAGTAAACTAAacaaaccttttttttctttttccttttttttcctttttttcttttttctttttaaagggcaAGACAGCCATTAAAGAACAGTACAGCTCAAAGGGGGAAGGGAAACAGCAAATGGCTACAGAAAATACACACGTTCCTCACTGATGGATGGGGTCTGCTAACAGCAAACCTCTTCAAGAACATTGTGGTAAAAGAGAGACAGTGGCCTCCATTCCCTGGGGAGGCAGTCTATGCCTTTATGAGCAGCTCTCGTAATACATTTCCTGAAGGAATCCAAGGACTCTCAGGGATTCTAAACCCTTATTCTGAATGCACTATTTGGGGCCTTATCAAGAGGTGACACAGGTCGGCCACAGGGGACTCTGTGGGGAGTTGTGCCTTCACATTCAGAACCGTCTGAATTCTTTGCATAGTTACCACTGAGATCGTGAAATGGTTCAGGAATGAAAAAGACACCTTTCCCCACAGAAGGCGACCATCAAACAACTGATGCAACTAAAAATGGAGGGCTTGGCCCCCTCTCGATTCAGAGTTGACCTTAACAAGTCGTAACCAGTTGGAAGTGGAAGACAAGAAGTGAGTGACATCTCATGAAAACCTCGGCCAGaagtactaaaaaaaataaaaataaaaacaaaataaaacgaATTTTCCTTAAAGACAATTAGAAAGAAAAGTACCTCCTCCCCCCACATTTTGCTTCAAATCTGCCAGCCAGGCAGGATTTTTGAGGTTAATCTGCTTCTGTTAATCCTCAACTGCAGCCACTACGGTTCTTCCCTGACACGAGGGAGAGACATCCCTTCTAGAAGGTGCCTCTGAGGCACAGAAGCTGGGCCTTCAGGAACGCCCCCCACccaaagcagaagcagaagactTTTGCGCAACTGGTGGCGGGTGATAACCATCATAAATAAGTTAACCGGGCACAAAAACATAGAAGGCCAGGGAGGTCCTGGTGGTGCCGGTCGTGGAGGGACCTGgctgtggggggagaggggccgggggcggggggggggggggcctcaacacttttttttttggtcatgaaaAACTGCACTGGCCATCCGTGCCCTGCACACGCAATCCATTTAGACTTTCTCGTGAATCTTTTCCACTTTCACAAACAACCTATCCAGGTCATTCCTCAGGTCCTCTAGCAAACCCTTGGCCGACTCCAAGTTGTTCTCATTGGTCTCGATCTTCACCGAGTACGCGACCAAACTGTCCACGGCAGTCCTGAGCATTTTCAAGTCCGACTCCACCTGGCCCACGGAGGCTCTGAGGTTGTCAAGAGAGGAGAGTctgtccagcaggtcctgggGGGGCGCGGCGGTGGCCTCGCGGCCCAGCAGCGTTTGGACCTGCTCCTGTACCTTCTGCAGAGCCTCCACGGCGCCGGGGAGCTCAGCCATGCGGCGCTTCAGCTCGTCCACGTCACCGGCCAGCGAGAGCTGGGCCTCGCCGAGGCCACGCACCGTGCCCGCCAGGCCGCCCTCGGCGTCGGTGGCGGGGCCCAGGCCGGCCACACGCTCCTGCAGCTCCCCCAGGCGCCGCGCCTGCTCCTCGCTCTGCGCGCGCAGTGCCTCCAGGCTCTCGCCCTGGCGCGCCCAGGCTGCCCGCGCCGCCTGCACCCCGTCTTCCACGCTCTGCAGCCGTGAGTCCAAGCCCTGGCTCTCCTTCTGGAGCGTTTCAAAGGCCTCGGAGGGTCTGAAGGCCCCGTCTTCTTCTGGCCGGAGGGCTGCGGCCTTGAGTTGGCCGAGCTCCTCCTCGAGTCTCCTGATCTCGTCGGGGAGGCGGGCAACCGACTCCTCTGCCCTGAGGATCTTCTCTGTGAGCGCCTGAAGGGTGTGATGTTCCGAATCCGCCGCCTCCTTGAACCTCTGCTGCTCCTGTTTGAGGCTCACCAGTTCTTTGACCTCCGTGTAGACATCCGACTCCATGGTCTGGATGGTGCTTCTCAGGGCCTCCATGTCCTTCTCTTTGGActtcactgaggtttgtatttcctTAACCACTTCCTTCAAGGCTTTCAGATCCTGCTTgtatccctctgagtcttccagAGAGGCGACCTTGGCCTTCACGTCGTTGATTTCCTTCTGGCTCCTCTTCTGGACGTCTGTGAAGATGGCGATGTTGTCATTGATGGACTTGGTGAGCTCCGTCAGCCTTtcctccacagtgttctccaggGAGGTGAAGTCCCGCTCCCGGGCATCCTTGACCACATGGATCCCATCAGAGAGGTCTTTGAGGATCTCATTCTGGAGTTTTTGTAGAACTTCACTGATGCGGTTGATCTCACTCTCCCCCTGCTTCACGGCTTTCTCTGTGAGATCATGTTTATGTTGGGAGCTTCTCACAAGGGACTCAAAAGTACCGAACGTGGCTTGCAGGGACTGCACCTGTAACCAAAATCCAAATGTTAACCACAGAGAACTGCTGAAGGGTTTTATGCGATTCACCTATATTTCTTTTGATCTGCCCAGCTTTAAGGTCCCTCCTCCAACAGAACAGCAGCATAACTCTCCTTTGGAGAACCATCCTTACACACAGTCCATGTGTTTGGGGGACCAACCCAAAGGCTTCATTCCAAGCCCTCTAGGCCTGACCAATCAATACTTTCCATCTACCCACTTCCCCCACCTTCCTGGAACTACAGTGATTAGCAGATGGGCATGTGGCCTAAGCCAGGCCAGCAAGTCGATTCCAAAACTTCTCTTAAAACTACTGGGAAAAGAAAGCTCTTTCAACTGGAATTGCTAGCTATAGGATGAGGGAAGCCTGGAACAGCTCAGACCAGCACATGATCGATGCCTGCCCACAGACCAAGCCAGCACAGAAGGAAGCAGAACTCAGGGAGGGCAGGATCAAGTTCTGAAGATACAATTGAAATCCCTGGAGACAGTCACACTGAAGACATCTACTCTGGAAGGAATCTACTCTGGAACTAGTAAGTTTGAGCTGACAAAttatctctttccctccctccatctttctTTAGGGCAGCTTTAGCTGAATTTTTAGCTCTTGCATCTGAAAGGTCCCAAGTTTTCATAAAAACAAAGCTGCGCCACATGGGAGACAGTGGGCAGGAAGGCAGGAGACCAGGTCCAGGTCTCTGCGTGGTAGTTCTAGCTCTTTGGCCCTGAAAAGTCACTGTCCTCAGCTGAGACTGTGGTCAGTGGCCCAGTGGCCCTTAGCTTGTTCTGGCTTGTGAACACACTATGATACTGATGGCCACTATACATTCATTCTAAATAAATTCTACCCAAACAGGGTCTGACCT is a window of Muntiacus reevesi chromosome 1, mMunRee1.1, whole genome shotgun sequence DNA encoding:
- the CKAP4 gene encoding cytoskeleton-associated protein 4, with protein sequence MPSAKQRGSKGGHGAASPSEKGAHPSGGADDVAKKPPPAPQQHPPPPAPHPQQQHPPQHPQNQAHGKGGHRGGKASSSAAAAAAAASSSASCSRRLGRVLNFLFYLALVAAAAFSGWCVHHVLEEVQHVRRSHQDFSRQREELGQGLQGVEQKVQSLQATFGTFESLVRSSQHKHDLTEKAVKQGESEINRISEVLQKLQNEILKDLSDGIHVVKDARERDFTSLENTVEERLTELTKSINDNIAIFTDVQKRSQKEINDVKAKVASLEDSEGYKQDLKALKEVVKEIQTSVKSKEKDMEALRSTIQTMESDVYTEVKELVSLKQEQQRFKEAADSEHHTLQALTEKILRAEESVARLPDEIRRLEEELGQLKAAALRPEEDGAFRPSEAFETLQKESQGLDSRLQSVEDGVQAARAAWARQGESLEALRAQSEEQARRLGELQERVAGLGPATDAEGGLAGTVRGLGEAQLSLAGDVDELKRRMAELPGAVEALQKVQEQVQTLLGREATAAPPQDLLDRLSSLDNLRASVGQVESDLKMLRTAVDSLVAYSVKIETNENNLESAKGLLEDLRNDLDRLFVKVEKIHEKV